GCCGGGGCAACGGACCGCCCTGGACCCGCACCAGCGCGAACTGCGACAGCCAGACGCGGAACACGAACAGCTCGAGCAGGCAGCTCGCGGGATCGCCGTGCCGTTCCAGCACCTGCGCATAGGCCAGGCGGTAGTCGATCCAGCGGTAGGAGGCTTCGGCTGCGGCGTAGGGAGAGCTCTGGTGCATGCGACGTCCTGTCGTGTGCGGCCCCCGCTCCATGCAGGCACACGCGGTGGCGTGCGCATCCGGCCGGGCGAGAAGTCGGTCTTGTCTAAAGCGAAACTTTACTTTATTTGAAAGTCGTGTGCGCAGGTTCGAGACCCCATGCTCGCTACCGTCCCCGCATGGATATCGCGCACAGACGGCAACGCTTCGCCGGCCGTTTCAACAAGGCGCTCGAAGCGTCGGGCCGCTCCGCGCTCAGCGACGGCGACCTGCTCAAGCTGTTCGGCCGTCACGGTATCGCGGTGACCACCCAGACCGTGTCCAACTGGCGCAACGGCAAGCACATGCCGCGGCTGGAGCAGATCGAGGGCCTGGCCGAGGCCCTGGGCATCGAAGCCGCGGAACTGGCCTTCGGCGGCAGGCAGCTGCGCCTGGGCGAGAAGATGAGCGAGGCCTGGCATCCCGGAAATGCCGAGGAGCGCACCCTGGTCGAGGGCCTGGCGCTGCTGGACCAGGACGAGAAGGCGCTGGTGCACCAGCTGGTGCGCGTGCTGGGCCAGCGCCATGCAGGCAAGCGCCGCGGCCGCCCCAAGCGCGCCTGATTCCAGGCGCCGAGCCCGAGGGAGCCGCCCAGGCGGCGACGGCTCTACCGGTGAACCTCTTCGCCGCCATGGGCCAGAAGGGCCACGAGGGCGGCTGCCACGGCAACGGCAGGCATCCCCGCCGCTGCAATCTTGGTCACATGACCTCTCAGTGCGAGGCGTGAGAACGCCTCGGCCGGCCTACCAGGGGCGGTCCCGCAGAGGGACGGTCATGGGCCGTCCCGGCCGCCGGACTCCAGCAGCAGATACTCGCCGTCGGCCGCGCTGCCGGCGCCGATCTCGACGAAGCCGCACGCCGCATAGAACGCCAGCGCCGGTGCGTTGGCGCACAGGCACTTGAGCCGGTAGCGGGTGGCCGGCCAGCCCGGCAGCGCGTGCAGCAGCGCGCGCCCGACGCCGCCGCGGTGGTGCGTACGGTGCACGTGCAGGTGGTGGATGAAACGGTCGGGCTCCCAGACGGACACGAAGCCGGCGATTTGCCCGCCGACCTCAGCGACCCTGAGCCGCTCGCCTTCGGTCTGGGTGTCGAAGTCGGTCAGCCGGAACGCACCGGCCGGCTGCCAGACGAAGGTCGCGCGGCGTGAGGCCAGGAACAGCGCGCGCAGGGCCGGTGCATCGGCCGCCGCCGCGTCGCGCACGATGATCTTCATGCCGCGCCTGGCGGGCAGCGGTGGCGGCGACCGGACCGGCGTGGCCTAACAGGCGCGCGGTCGCGTCGGCACGGTGCCCGGTGAGTAGCGGCGCCGGCGTCGCGCCCTGCCGTGCGCGGATCGCGCGGCACGACGGTACGAACGGCCTCCACCGATGATCTCCGTGTGGCTTACAGCACCTGCGGCGGCTCGCCGCCGACGATGACCACGTCGGCCGGGCGGCGCGCGAACAGACCGACGCTGACCACGCCCGGGATCTGGTTGAGCGCGGTCTCCATCGCCACCGGGTCGGTGATCGACAGGTTGTGCACGTCCAGCACCACGTTGCCGTTGTCGGTGACCACGCCGTCGCGCCAGACCGGCTGGCCGCCGGTCAAGGCCAGGATTTCCCGCGCCACCAGGCTGCGCGCCATCGGGATCACCTCCACCGGCAGCGGGAAGCGGCCCAGCACCGGCACCTGCTTGGACGGGTCGACGATGCACACGAAGCGCGCGCTGGCCTGGGCGATGATCTTCTCGCGCGTCAGCGCCGCGCCGCCGCCCTTGATCAGGCATTTGCGCGGATCGCATTCGTCGGCGCCGTCCACGTACAGCGACAGGGTGCCGGTGTGGTTGAGGTCCAGCACCTCGATGCCGTGCGCCTTCAGCCGCGCGGTGCTCTGCTCGGAGCTGGACACCGCGCCCTTGATGCGCGAGGGCTCGCGGCCGAGCGCGTCGATGAAGTAGGCCACGGTCGAGCCGGTGCCGACACCGACGATCATGCCGTCTTCGAGGTAATCCATGGCTTTTTCGGCGGCCAGGCGCTTGGCTTCGGTCATGAGGGCAGGTGTGAGTGGAGAGAGGTGAGAAGGGGGAAGGCAGGAGCGTAGGCGATGCGCGGGAGGCGAGCGTTCGCTCACGTCTCACGCCGCTTCGCTCACGCCTGCTCCAGGGACAGCAGCAGCTTCCACTGCGCCGCCGTCACCGGCAGCACCGACAGCCGCGTGCCCTTGCGGATCAGCGCGAAGTCCTCGCCGAGCGCATCGGCATGCTCGCGGATCTGCGCCAGGCTGACGCCGCGCTTGAGGTGGCGCACGTACTTGACGTCCACCAGTTCCCAGCGCGGCTGCGCCGGATCGGATTTGGGGTCGTAGTACTTGGACTGCTTGTCGAACTGGCTCGGGTCGGGATAGGCCGGGGTCGCCACCTCGGCCACGCCGTAGATGCCCGGCACCTCGGCATTGGAGTGGTAGAACAGCACGCCGTCGCCGACCTGCATGGCCTTCATGAAGTTGCGCGCCTGGTAGTTGCGCACGCCGGTCCACGGCTCGGTGCCCACGCGTCGCAGGTCATCGATGGAGAAGTCGTCCGGTTCGGACTTCATCAGCCAGTAGCGGCGGCGGGCGGTCATCGCGGTTCCAGGATCAGCATGGACGATTCGGTGCAGATCGCGTCGGGACGCACGTCCCAGGCGCGTGGCGGCGGCAGTTCGGTGCGCTGGGTTTCG
The window above is part of the Pseudoxanthomonas sp. X-1 genome. Proteins encoded here:
- a CDS encoding helix-turn-helix domain-containing protein — protein: MDIAHRRQRFAGRFNKALEASGRSALSDGDLLKLFGRHGIAVTTQTVSNWRNGKHMPRLEQIEGLAEALGIEAAELAFGGRQLRLGEKMSEAWHPGNAEERTLVEGLALLDQDEKALVHQLVRVLGQRHAGKRRGRPKRA
- a CDS encoding GNAT family N-acetyltransferase, whose product is MKIIVRDAAAADAPALRALFLASRRATFVWQPAGAFRLTDFDTQTEGERLRVAEVGGQIAGFVSVWEPDRFIHHLHVHRTHHRGGVGRALLHALPGWPATRYRLKCLCANAPALAFYAACGFVEIGAGSAADGEYLLLESGGRDGP
- the rpiA gene encoding ribose-5-phosphate isomerase RpiA; this encodes MTEAKRLAAEKAMDYLEDGMIVGVGTGSTVAYFIDALGREPSRIKGAVSSSEQSTARLKAHGIEVLDLNHTGTLSLYVDGADECDPRKCLIKGGGAALTREKIIAQASARFVCIVDPSKQVPVLGRFPLPVEVIPMARSLVAREILALTGGQPVWRDGVVTDNGNVVLDVHNLSITDPVAMETALNQIPGVVSVGLFARRPADVVIVGGEPPQVL
- a CDS encoding EVE domain-containing protein, with translation MTARRRYWLMKSEPDDFSIDDLRRVGTEPWTGVRNYQARNFMKAMQVGDGVLFYHSNAEVPGIYGVAEVATPAYPDPSQFDKQSKYYDPKSDPAQPRWELVDVKYVRHLKRGVSLAQIREHADALGEDFALIRKGTRLSVLPVTAAQWKLLLSLEQA